The Zygosaccharomyces rouxii strain CBS732 chromosome G complete sequence genome contains a region encoding:
- the FAB1 gene encoding 1-phosphatidylinositol-3-phosphate 5-kinase (similar to uniprot|P34756 Saccharomyces cerevisiae YFR019W FAB1 1-phosphatidylinositol-3-phosphate 5-kinase vacuolar membrane kinase that generates phosphatidylinositol (3 5)P2 which is involved in vacuolar sorting and homeostasis) → MSEPSNELVSLTQKVPAAVKPGPDKPEFLATQALIPRTTTDLDTNPVLSNISLPQELSKNGNLPLQDAGMESSAAAAAAVAAAEKKKSGSSSSSNANHDDIDCYNGNDIDGYNGNDIEGYNGSNNIKLELDNREKATRGIHSMGNQVRSPLSKSDRGINGRSLTFSINNDANFKRSSIYESKSTVTAVPIRNPVTGAKQHYGDNDDASSSKSVSSSMTKSFLFGFYNNQKKNENPTKGILSKQYWMKDDSAKECFTCGKAFTTFRRRHHCRICGQIFCSGCTLLISGERFGYDKRMRVCKNCYQHADNYEDSSDEDSYGEQNSPHNDYNSAVQEASPDRWSGDSVPPSPGLGLANHNPLMKQTDLFMMNDEDVKSIVTTAEDTKLFVSTPPPPPKMAIPATRQGESLEISFPSHRNENTLDNQHMESAGSTGKDRYTIKDVDMLTPYDLQYGSSSQLPGRSANKNVKNSLRRSVFNYVNSSRHSLDKPSSSGSADSIIGNLGSKNFKFEFNYMKNARRPSSGSTKRDVNWLNHVQNEQEETGSSVSLQDDDTSEDEASMSIYSSLNDPFHSKNPIRSMRNSTKSLQRAEASLQRMRFRRKSKSRPNNKDSDSIYKGLNVLTHSTPNLVSVVDEDNAFGSQNGGSGGSSILAKPKNKLGNAGQWRRISSMAGLKVPKEKKNELNQVARLHMEALLEQVMHDQNFETTEFWTPLLKDFLRKVQDIDLSARDSNTLDFRQNCVKIKRVTGGGISSSEYINGIVFSKALPCKTMPRRLENPRILLIMFPLEYQRNENHFLSIETVFAQEQEYLDKLVSRLVSLSPDIVFVGANVSGYALELLNKVGVVVQFNVKPQVMERISKLTEADIAISVDKLAANVKMGECEEFEVKTYIYGNVSKTYTFLRGCNPSFGGTILLRGDSQEVLRKVKDVTEFMVYVLFSLKLESSFFNDNFLQLPPTYYINERKRKEELEYTGYFADFLAKFNSRILTISPTVEFPVPFLLQRARELEQELLDKRRRHELLLQKDNTEDDPRIKALGLASKLTQRDLKYLIRFLHEKEIKALELQFQKRSRHWELSYAQSHNLLGTGSHQCITVLYSMVSTKTATPCIGPQLVTIDYFWDSDISVGQFIENVIATASYPCRQGCGGLLIDHYRSYVHGSGKVDVLIEKFQTRLPKLKDIILTWSYCKKCGTSTPILQMSEKTWNYSFGKYLEVMFWSNNKGVTGIGNCTHDFTKEHVKYFGYNDLVARMEYSDLEVHELITPQRRIIWAPYKDIKMKVELYYQILDKINSFYDSVSTRLTRVKLDSMDGDKLLAGQDKLEELKERVDDEKKAVLEELETLYQDSPGDQHIKLNVIIKALHEKVVSWDTEFTEFGKKFLPSENDITRITSNQLKKLFTDFNKTQETKSQHSKDHDKSFEMEDFHGSQNEKEKNFEKDKTNLSAFNGTQTTTNDPEDSGKTKNDSSFSLPNSRRLDSNDSTGSHANRFTRPSLRKTSSINSAGINNNDLRRSSLNSSLSGDSFLTREHRTKTKVGELANFFDQMHFDALSKEFELQREKERVQLNRNKYQASRLHQSTPIVEIYKNVKDAVDEPLHDQNKRSNREGLTKSKNESHDKNSSKASTQTQFDQKLESQLENSIYQWGESVFHKGDSGKKERIDPELTSNAILNGGKEGITAAAAPPALTIANANKDEVSTQPEKSLLMKALTNFWADRSASLWKPLNYPTHPTEHIFVDSDVIIREDEPSSLIAFCLSTSDYKQKMAKLDSQQPINVAPPENSQTPDVSFSEMESQKSDDTYRNTSQIHPSKERFSSVTPDDAQTQPPNLQQLPRDENEILEAIMTKKTAVHLRYQFEDSLSVMSCKIFFAEHFDAFRRICGCNEQFVQSLSRCVKWDSSGGKSGSGFLKTLDDRFIVKELSHAELDAFIKFAPSYFEYMAQAMFHDLPTALAKAFGFYQIQVKSSISGSKNYKMDVIIMENLFYEKNPSRIFDLKGSMRNRHVEQTGKENQVLLDENMVEYIYESPIHVREYDKKLLRASLWNDTLFLAKINVMDYSLVVGIDNNGHTLTVGIVDFIRTFTWDKKLENWVKEKSIVGGNSIKKPTVVTPKQYKSRFREAMERYILMVPDPWYQENA, encoded by the coding sequence ATGAGTGAGCCTTCTAATGAGCTGGTGTCATTGACACAGAAGGTTCCTGCAGCTGTAAAACCAGGTCCGGATAAACCAGAGTTTTTAGCCACACAAGCCCTTATTCCTAGAACTACCACAGATTTAGATACAAATCCAGTCCTGAGTAATATTTCACTGCCACAagaactttcaaaaaacGGGAATCTACCATTGCAAGATGCTGGCATGGAGAGTTCTGCTGCTGCCGCTGCTGCAGTAGCTGCTgcagaaaagaaaaaaagcggtagtagtagtagtagcaATGCCAATCACGATGATATCGATTGTTATAACGGGAATGATATTGATGGCTATAACGGGAATGATATTGAAGGCTATAACggtagtaataatattaagCTCGAGCTAGATAATCGTGAAAAGGCGACTCGTGGTATACATAGTATGGGTAATCAAGTCAGATCGCCACTATCCAAGAGTGATAGAGGTATAAATGGCAGATCATTGACGTTTTCCATTAATAATGATgctaatttcaaaagatcgAGTATTTATGAATCGAAATCGACGGTGACGGCAGTTCCCATTAGAAATCCTGTCACTGGAGCTAAACAGCACTATGGTGACAACGACGATGCTTCATCGTCCAAGAGTGTATCATCATCGATGACCAAAAGCTTTTTATTTGGGTTCTATAataatcaaaagaaaaacgaAAATCCTACAAAGGGTATTTTATCGAAACAATACTGGATGAAAGATGACAGTGCTAAGGAATGTTTTACCTGTGGTAAAGCTTTTACTACGTTTAGAAGAAGACACCATTGTAGAATATGTGgtcaaatattttgcaGTGGATGTACATTACTGATTTCTGGTGAACGGTTTGGTTACGATAAAAGGATGAGAGtttgtaaaaattgttaTCAACATGCTGACAACTATGAGGATTCcagtgatgaagattcaTATGGAGAACAAAATAGTCCTCATAACGATTATAATTCTGCTGTTCAAGAGGCCAGTCCTGATAGATGGAGTGGTGATTCGGTCCCACCTTCGCCAGGGTTAGGACTAGCGAATCATAAtccattgatgaagcaGACGGATTTGTTTATGATGAATGATGAGGATGTTAAAAGTATTGTAACTACGGCTGAAGACACTAAATTATTTGTATCGACACCACCGCCACCACCTAAGATGGCGATTCCTGCTACTAGACAGGGAGAGTCCCTAGAGATTTCATTCCCTTCACATCGTAATGAAAACACGTTGGATAACCAACATATGGAAAGTGCAGGTAGTACTGGAAAGGATAGATATACAATTAAAGATGTGGATATGTTAACACCTTATGATTTGCAATATGGATCATCATCGCAATTACCTGGACGTTCAGCTAACAAAAATGTGAAAAACTCTTTGAGGAGGTCTGTGTTCAACTATGTCAATAGTAGCAGACATTCCTTAGATAAACCTAGTTCAAGTGGGAGCGCAGATAGCATCATTGGTAATTTGGGGagtaaaaattttaaatttgagTTTAACTACATGAAAAATGCAAGAAGGCCATCTAGTGGGTCTACAAAAAGAGATGTCAATTGGTTGAACCATGTACAGAAcgaacaagaagaaacagGTAGTAGTGTCTCATTGCAGGACGATGACACTTCGGAGGATGAAGCATCCATGTCAatatattcttctttgaatgaTCCATTTCATTCCAAAAATCCAATAAGATCTATGAGAAATTCAACTAAATCTTTACAAAGGGCAGAGGCTTCTTTACAGCGTATGAGGTTCAGAAGAAAGAGTAAGAGTAGGCCGAATAATAAGGATTCAGATTCTATTTATAAGGGCTTAAACGTTCTCACCCATAGTACTCCTAACTTGGTGTCTGTGGTAGATGAGGATAATGCCTTTGGTTCTCAAAACGGTGGTAGTGGTGGCAGCTCCATATTGGCGAAACCTAAGAATAAATTGGGCAACGCAGGTCAATGGAGAAGAATTAGCAGCATGGCAGGATTGAAGGTTCCtaaggagaaaaaaaatgaattgaatcaagTGGCTAGATTGCACATGGAGGCCTTGTTAGAACAAGTGATGCATgaccaaaattttgaaactaCTGAATTTTGGACTCCGTTGTTGAAGGACTTCTTACGTAAAGTGCAAGACATTGATTTAAGTGCTCGAGATTCAAATACACTGGATTTCCGCCAAAATTGCGTGAAGATAAAAAGGGTTACTGGTGGCggtatttcttcttcagaatacatcaatggtattgttttttcaaaggcCTTGCCCTGTAAAACTATGCCGAGACGTTTGGAAAATCCTCGTATTCTGTTGATTATGTTTCCTCTTGAGTATCAGAGAAATGAAAATCACTTTTTGAGCATTGAAACTGTATTCGCTCAAGAGCAGgaatatttggataaaCTCGTTTCAAGGTTGGTATCTCTAAGTCCTGATATCGTATTTGTGGGTGCCAATGTTAGTGGCTATGCTTTAGAATTGCTAAACAAGGTTGGAGTAGTCGTGCAATTCAATGTCAAACCTCAAGTTATGGAACGAATTTCTAAGCTCACGGAAGCAGATATCGCTATATCTGTTGACAAGCTTGCCGCCAACGTCAAGATGGGTGAATGTGAGGAATTTGAAGTGAAAACTTACATTTATGGAAATGTCAGTAAGACTTACACTTTTCTCCGTGGTTGTAACCCTTCTTTCGGTGGCACAATATTGTTAAGAGGGGACTCTCAAGAAGTTTTAAGAAAAGTGAAAGATGTCACAGAGTTTATGGTTTATGTCTTGTTCTCGctcaaattggaaagttctttcttcaatgatAACTTCTTACAGTTACCGCCAACATATTATATCAATGAAAGGAAGCGTAAGGAGGAATTAGAATATACCGGATATTTTGCAGATTTTTTGGCAAAATTCAATAGCAGAATTCTTACTATTTCACCTACGGTGGAATTTCCGGTACCATTTTTATTACAAAGAGCTCGTGAATTAGAACAAGAGCTCTTAGATAAAAGAAGGCGACATGAATTATTATTGCAAAAGGACAACACAGAAGATGATCCAAGGATTAAGGCTTTAGGACTTGCCTCGAAATTGACACAGCgggatttgaaatatttaATTAGATTCTTACATGAAAAGGAGATTAAAGCCTTGGAATTGCAGTTTCAGAAGAGAAGCAGACATTGGGAACTTTCTTATGCGCAATCTCACAATCTTTTAGGAACTGGCTCTCACCAATGCATTACGGTACTTTACTCCATGGTATCCACCAAGACGGCAACTCCATGTATTGGCCCACAATTAGTTACAATTGACTACTTCTGGGATAGCGACATATCAGTTGGACAGTTTATCGAAAATGTCATTGCTACTGCTTCTTATCCGTGCCGACAAGGTTGTGGTGGTTTGTTAATTGATCACTATCGAAGCTATGTGCACGGTTCTGGTAAGGTAGATGTCCTGAtagaaaaattccaaaccAGATTGCCGAAGTTAAAGGATATAATTTTGACTTGGAGTTATTGTAAGAAGTGTGGGACTTCGACACCAATATTGCAAATGAGTGAGAAGACTTGGAATtattcttttggaaaatatttggaagtGATGTTTTGGAGTAATAATAAGGGTGTTACAGGAATTGGTAACTGTACTCATGATTTTACAAAGGAGCACGTAAAGTACTTTGGCTACAATGATTTGGTTGCTCGTATGGAGTATTCAGATCTTGAGGTTCATGAGTTGATAACTCCACAAAGAAGGATCATATGGGCTCCCTACAAGGATATCAAAATGAAAGTTGAGCTTTATTACCAAATCTTAGACAAGATCAATAGTTTTTATGACAGTGTCTCTACTCGTTTGACTCGGGTTAAACTTGACAGTATGGATGGGGATAAATTATTAGCTGGTCAGGACAAGTTGGAGGAGCTGAAAGAACGAGTagatgatgagaagaaagCGGtccttgaagaattggaaacaTTATACCAAGATAGCCCAGGTGATCAACACATAAAATTGAATGTCATAATTAAGGCTCTTCATGAAAAAGTGGTCAGTTGGGATACCGAGTTCACTGAATTTGGTAAGAAGTTCTTACCATCAGAAAATGATATCACTCGTATTACATCTAATCaactgaagaaattatttACAGATTTCAACAAGACACAGGAGACGAAATCACAGCATTCTAAAGATCATGACAAATCGTTTGAAATGGAGGACTTCCATGGAAGTCAAAAtgagaaggagaaaaattttgaaaaggataagACGAACTTATCTGCTTTTAACGGTACTCAAACAACGACAAACGATCCTGAAGATTCTGGGAAAACTAAGAatgattcttctttttctcttcccAATTCGAGGCGATTGGATTCTAATGATAGCACAGGTTCTCATGCAAACAGATTCACTCGTCCTAGTCTAAGAAAGACTTCTTCCATAAACAGTGCTGGAATAAATAACAACGATCTTCGACGCTCAAGTCTCAACAGTAGTCTCAGTGGTGATTCCTTTCTCACCAGGGAACATAGAACTAAGACCAAAGTTGGCGAATTGgccaatttctttgatcaGATGCATTTTGATGCATtatccaaagaatttgaacTGCAAAGGGAGAAGGAGAGAGTTCAGCTCAACAGAAATAAGTACCAGGCCTCTCGTCTGCATCAATCTACACCCATTGTGGAAATCTATAAAAATGTAAAGGATGCAGTCGATGAACCACTTCATGATCAGAACAAGCGCTCAAACAGGGAAGGATTAACCAAGAGTAAAAACGAATCAcatgataaaaattcatcgaaGGCTTCAACTCAAACTCAGTTTGACCAGAAGTTAGAAAGCCAATTAGAAAATTCTATTTATCAATGGGGTGAAAGTGTTTTCCACAAAGGTGACAGCGGTAAGAAGGAGCGGATTGATCCAGAGCTTACAAGCAATGCAATTTTaaatggtggtaaagaGGGGATAACAGCAGCAGCGGCACCCCCTGCTTTGACCATAGCTAATGCTAATAAAGACGAAGTCAGCACTCAGCCGGAAAAGTCTCTGTTGATGAAGGCATTGACCAATTTCTGGGCTGATAGGTCTGCTTCATTGTGGAAGCCATTGAATTATCCAACTCATCCTACAGAACATATTTTTGTTGATAGTGATGTGATCATAAGAGAAGATGAACCAAGTTCTTTGATCGCATTTTGTCTAAGCACTTCTGATTATAAACAGAAGATGGCCAAGCTAGACAGTCAACAGCCCATAAACGTTGCTCCTCCTGAAAATAGTCAAACACCAGATGTTTCTTTCTCGGAAATGGAATCTCAAAAATCTGACGATACTTATAGGAATACCTCCCAAATACATCCCTCTAAAGAGCGCTTTTCCTCTGTGACACCAGATGATGCCCAAACTCAACCGCCGAACCTTCAACAATTGCCACGAGATGAGAATGAGATTCTTGAGGCTATTATGACGAAGAAAACTGCCGTTCATTTGAGAtaccaatttgaagattcgTTGAGTGTTATGTCCTGTAAGATCTTCTTCGCAGAACATTTCGATGcctttagaagaatttgtgGTTGTAATGAGCAATTTGTCCAGAGTTTGTCAAGATGTGTGAAATGGGATTCAAGTGGTGGTAAGAGCGGTAGTGGGTTCTTAAAGACATTAGATGATCGATTCATCGTTAAGGAATTATCACATGCTGAATTAGACGCATTCATTAAGTTTGCCCCTAGTTATTTCGAATACATGGCCCAAGCAATGTTCCACGATTTGCCTACTGCATTGGCTAAGGCATTTGGATTCTACCAAATCCAAGTAAAGAGTTCCATTTCAGGTTCAAAAAATTATAAGATGGATGTTATAATCATGGAAAATTTATTTTATGAGAAAAACCCATCACGtatctttgatttgaaagGATCCATGCGCAATAGGCATGTTGAACAAACTGGTAAGGAAAATCAGGTTTTACTAGATGAAAACATGGTAGAATACATCTACGAGTCGCCAATCCACGTTAGAGAATATGATAAAAAGCTTTTGAGAGCTTCGTTGTGGAATGATACTCTGTTTCTGGCTAAAATTAATGTGATGGATTACTCGCTAGTTGTCGGTATAGATAACAATGGTCACACATTAACCGTGGGGATTGTTGATTTTATCAGAACTTTCACTTGggataaaaaattggaaaattgggttaaagaaaaaagtatAGTCGGTGGTAATAGTATCAAGAAACCTACTGTAGTTACGCCTAAACAGTACAAGAGTAGATTTAGGGAAGCCATGGAGAGATATATTCTTATGGTTCCAGATCCATGGTACCAGGAAAATGCATAG
- a CDS encoding uncharacterized protein (similar to uniprot|P43599 Saccharomyces cerevisiae YFR018C Hypothetical ORF), whose translation MIRTLIWLLIWALATQGLIDYRDYHDEFLPRFLSLENASDDNLLLPFNTTRTPGSKESLEIQKLIKNFYDGLESPWELEEDSFENKGLNFNNLVYTLGANSSSYVVLSAHYDSKVEPEGFIGATDSAASCAILLYVSRFLDAFYQNGNSSLSDEKNGDVGFKIVFFDGEESLKQWTAEDSLYGSRHLASKWIEQGLIDKIHLFVLLDLLGSNPAPIRSYFRETHEAYERLASLESTLFKSPPQLDPMDHSILQLNGPSIDDDHIPFYRAGVPVLHLIPWPFPSFWHTLQDDFNHLQQNEIDKWAVLLSEFLVEESSGFADRL comes from the coding sequence ATGATAAGGACCCTTATATGGTTGCTGATATGGGCTCTTGCTACTCAAGGTTTAATTGACTATAGGGACTATCACGATGAATTTCTACCGAGATTTCTCTCTCTAGAGAATGCGAGTGATGATAACCTATTACTTCCATTCAACACTACGAGAACACCTGGAAGTAAAGAGTCATTAGAGATCCAAAAGCttattaaaaatttctaCGATGGCCTCGAAAGCCCTTGGGAACTAGAAGAGGACTCTTTTGAGAACAAAGGGCtgaatttcaacaatttggtATACACTCTAGGTGCCAATTCTAGCAGTTATGTGGTATTGAGTGCCCATTACGATTCTAAAGTGGAGCCAGAGGGCTTTATCGGTGCTACTGATAGTGCAGCATCTTGTGCAATTTTGTTGTACGTCTCTCGATTTCTTGATGCCTTCTATCAGAATGGGAATTCTTCGCTGTcagatgaaaagaatggGGATGTGGGATTCaaaattgttttctttgatgGCGAGGAATCACTAAAGCAGTGGACAGCCGAAGATTCGTTGTATGGATCTAGGCATTTGGCAAGCAAGTGGATTGAACAGGGACTGATAGACAAAATTCATCTGTTTGTACTATTGGACCTCCTGGGTTCAAATCCAGCACCAATTAGAAGTTATTTCCGTGAAACCCATGAGGCGTATGAAAGATTGGCCAGTTTAGAATCTACATTGTTCAAATCACCTCCACAATTAGATCCTATGGACCATTCAATCTTGCAGTTAAATGGTCCCTCTATCGATGACGATCACATCCCGTTCTATCGAGCAGGTGTACCGGTCTTACACTTGATACCATGGCCATTCCCGTCCTTTTGGCACACTTTGCAAGATGATTTCAATCACTTACAGCAGAACgaaattgataaatggGCTGTTCTTCTCAGTGAGTTCTTAGTAGAAGAAAGTTCGGGATTCGCGGATCGGCTCTAA
- the LAG2 gene encoding Lag2p (some similarities with uniprot|Q92325 Saccharomyces cerevisiae YOL025W LAG2 affects longevity involved in determination of longevity): protein MDVQSVVKQYRATEDNDLKYMALKEELSPLDVCENLQNYVDQLLIPILMEEANAEIVNLVSLQVFPYAVELCLINDKSGPWFDDIVVNPLIEKMVSARTTIAIQTLKTVSRKICERRIRLGTRPQLIEEFLQKCDDTVLSVEALYYLIQCYYDMHRGVPPPIIDQILKLARSGPQDDTTRLLIRESLSRANLDAILQVKTQLNLQELEFASECWWRFAPIFIDIFHLQLLPSLSNHETRASALRTLLNFQPFYTIKRLDDDTLLGRNNEKLLIQSLQEIDQELSRTAPETPDKNHEQEADSDSDSDPEQTAYLAELPSDEEIEFENEVEGPAEPLPRETNIRNICQEILTKLKANFDSSPLSSTYEPLPSILNKLFKREEEDLLSLSQLQAALETLSQLASVRPTPNLPWSQICQDLVLPRIVLDKTFVQKLKAGNLTQSIDEGATLRASAQSTLQQLLPLIDFKTICIMLEYELKNGIQDKDSGVKQLAAELVHSLLSTHYSEIIGLQWQWYAALLKEEEDPRDLAAQALRTSLREDYPAVG from the coding sequence ATGGACGTTCAAAGTGTGGTAAAGCAGTACCGTGCCACCGAAGAcaatgatttgaaatatatGGCACTTAAGGAGGAATTATCTCCGTTAGATGTGTGTGAAAATCTGCAAAACTATGTGGATCAACTGTTGATTCCTATCTTGATGGAAGAAGCAAATGCAGAAATTGTCAATTTGGTATCTTTACAAGTTTTCCCATATGCGGTAGAATTGTGTTTAATCAACGATAAAAGTGGTCCATGGTTTGATGATATTGTTGTGAATCCACTGATTGAAAAGATGGTTAGTGCAAGAACTACGATCGCCATTCAGACTTTGAAAACGGTGTCTAGGAAAATATGCGAGCGCCGTATACGTCTAGGGACCCGTCCCCAACtaattgaagaatttctgCAAAAATGTGATGATACGGTTTTGAGCGTTGAAGCCCTGTATTACTTGATACAATGTTACTACGATATGCACCGTGGAGTTCCACCCCCGATTATCGATCAAATTCTCAAACTAGCAAGATCTGGTCCGCAAGATGATACTACTAGGCTATTAATACGTGAGAGTCTCAGTAGAGCCAATTTGGATGCAATTTTACAAGTGAAAACCCAGCTgaatttacaagaattggaatttgcGTCTGAATGCTGGTGGAGGTTTGCACCTATATTTATTGACATTTTCCATTTACAATTATTACCGTCACTCTCGAATCACGAAACCCGAGCTTCTGCACTGCGGACTTTGCTAAACTTTCAACCCTTTTACACAATCAAACGGTTAGATGATGATACTTTACTAGGTCGTAATAACGAAAAACTTTTGATCCAATCGTTACAAGAAATCGACCAAGAATTGAGTCGGACGGCACCAGAAACTCCGGACAAGAACCACGAACAGGAAGCAGACTCTGATAGTGATTCTGACCCTGAGCAAACTGCATATTTGGCAGAACTACCGAGtgatgaagagattgaatttgaaaatgaagttGAAGGACCTGCAGAACCACTTCCTCGAGAGACAAATATCCGCAACATATGCCAAGAAATACTAACCAAATTAAAAGCTAATTTTgattcatcaccattatcatctACCTACGAACCTTTACCATCGATTTTAAACAAACTGttcaaaagagaagaggaagacCTTTTGTCTCTGTCCCAATTACAAGCGGCCTTAGAGACACTTTCACAACTAGCATCGGTGAGACCAACGCCTAATTTACCATGGTCTCAAATCTGCCAGGATCTAGTTCTACcaagaattgttcttgataAGACTTTTGtgcaaaaattgaaagCCGGCAATCTAACCCAGTCAATTGACGAAGGTGCTACTCTAAGAGCAAGCGCTCAAAGCACTTTACAACAACTTTTACCTCTGATCGATTTTAAAACTATTTGTATTATGCTCGAATACGAATTAAAAAACGGTATACAGGACAAGGATTCAGGTGTGAAGCAATTGGCCGCCGAGCTGGTCCACTCTCTTTTATCCACCCATTACTCCGAGATTATTGGTCTACAATGGCAGTGGTACGCCGCTCTcttaaaagaagaagaagaccCTCGCGACTTAGCCGCTCAGGCGCTACGGACTAGTCTTAGGGAAGATTACCCCGCTGTCGGCtaa
- the IGD1 gene encoding Igd1p (no similarity), whose protein sequence is MVSNTRNPIEEHPDMTMSEDFLSMEDPPAAKEMDFQWRPPSSGQQMDEQLPEEDSSQTKVRARRGAPDFKRRPSFEYEDYKKNAYNRLSIFDHQH, encoded by the coding sequence ATGGTATCGAATACAAGAAATCCAATTGAAGAGCATCCTGATATGACAATGTCAGAAGATTTTCTCAGCATGGAGGATCCACCAGCAGCTAAAGAGATGGACTTTCAATGGCGGCCTCCTTCATCTGGACAGCAGATGGATGAACAGTTGCCTGAAGAGGATTCTTCTCAGACGAAGGTTCGTGCTCGCAGAGGAGCTCCAGACTTTAAGCGTAGGccttcttttgaatatgaggattacaaaaaaaatgcTTACAACCGCTTGAGCATATTTGATCACCAGCATTAG